The Arthrobacter oryzae DNA window CGTGGGGTGGATTTCGAACTGGTTCACGGCCGGGACCACGTCCGCCGCGGGGAGGAGCGTCTCAAGGTGTTCCGCGAGGAAGTTGGACACGCCGATGGCACGGATCTGGCTGTTGGCGTAGAGCTTCTCCATCGCTTTCCAGGCTTCGGTGAAGAGGCCCTGGGACGGGACCGGCCAATGGATCAGGTAAAGGTCCACGAACTCGACGCCTAGTGCCTTGCGGCTGTTCTGGAAGGCCTCGTGGGCGTTGCCCTGTTCGCCGTTGCGAAGCTTGGTGGTGATGAAGATGTCCTCGCGCGGAATGCCGGAGGCGGCGATGGCGGCCCCCACGCCAGCTTCGTTGCGGTAGGCGGCGGCGGTGTCGATGTGGCGGTAACCGGCTTCGAGCGCGTCTTCGACAATGCGCTGCGTTTCTTCCGGCGGCACCTGGAAGACGCCGAAGCCGAGCTGTGGGATCTGGACTCCGTTGTTGAGGGTTAGCTGCGGGATGGTGACTTGGTTCATCTGTGACATCGTCAGTACTTCCGGTCGTAGGGCTCGGTGGGGCAGGCGCGTGCGGGAGGCGCCGCGGTGATGGCGGGAAACCGCTTTCGGGCACCTTATGCATCGAGCCTATGCACTGTGCCGGTCCCTGTCAGCAGGGATGCCTGTTCCTGTTTTTCCTAGGACCGGCAGTCCTACGTTCGTTGTAGAACGGGGGGCCGGGGCCATGCACAATGGAAGGCATGGGTCAGAGCGCCGAGTTTGGAAAATTCCTGAAGGCCATGAGGTCACGGTTGAAGCCGGAGGATGCCGGGCTGCCCGGAACCTCCGGTGCCCGGCGGGTACCCGGGCTGCGCCGCGAGGAAATAGCCCGGCTGGCGGACGTGAGCACGGACTACTACACGCGCCTTGAGCAGGGCCGGAACATTCACCCGTCCAGGGCGGTCCTTGATTCCGTGGCCCGGGCCTTGCGCCTGGATTCCAGCGAGCAGGCGCACATGATGGACCTGCTGGAAAACTGCGCGGAATCCCAGCGGCCGCCGCTTCAGGCGCAGGGCGTCCGCCCGGCGCTGCGCCAGCTCCTCGGCGCCGTGGGCGATGTTCCCGCGCTGGTCCTGGGCCGCCGGAGCGATGTCCTGGCAGGGAACCGGCTGGCTTTCCTGCTGTTTGCCGATTTCCCGGCCATGCCGGCAGGGGAGCGGAACCTGACCCGCTGGCTCATGCTTGAACCGTTTGCCCGTGAGCTGTTCCGCGACTGGAAAGCCGTGGCCGCGGAGGCCGTGGGCGCCCTCCGCGTGGACGTCGGCAGGCACCCCAACGATGCTCAGGCCAATCAACTCGTGGGCGAACTGGCGGTACATAGCGAACATTTCCGGCAATGGTGGGCCGGGCATCGTGTGGCGGCGCCCTCCGCGGGCATCCTCAGGCTCCGCCATCCGGTGGTGGGCGACCTGGAACTGAACTTTGAGAACCTGGTGCTGCCCGACGACCCGGATCAGGTCCTCCGCGTGTTTTCCGCAAAGCCGGGATCGCCCTCGGCGGATTCATTGACCCTGCTGGGCAGCTTCGGAGCCGGGGAGACCCTCGGAACGCCGGATACCGCGCCTTCCATTGTGACTGGCGGTGAACCGCAGACTCCTGCCAAATAGGGCCAGGACGCATCCTCCGATAGCATTTAAGATACCTATGCGATGGGGGAGCTATGGGCGTGCGTTCTTGGGTGGAACGAAAGAAACGTGTTCTGGCCTCGGCGACGACGTTTTCAACTTTGGCCGCGGTGGCGGCTGCCGCAATCATCTATCCGGGGTTTACGGTCACCCAGGTTGACTTGAACGACGGCGGGGTCTGGGTCACCAACGCCAGCAAGAACCTCGTAGGCCACCTCAACTACCAGTCCAAGCTCCTCGACGGCGGGCTGCTTGCCGCCAGCCCGGACTTCGACGTGCTGCAGAACGCAGGCACTGTGTTCCTCTCGGACCGGAGCAAGTCCTCGCTCAGTCCGGTGAGCGTCGCCGACGTTGCACTCGGCCAGCCACAAACACTCCCCGCACCCGTGGACGTGAGCTTTGGCAAGAAAGCGATAGCGCTGGCCAGTCGGGACAAGGGGACCTTATGGCTCACAACCAGTGACGCACTTGGCTCCTTCGACGCCACCTCCGCTGAGCCGGTGCTGATGGACGCACAGGGCCTGGTGGCCACGGTGGGCGCCGATGACGTGGTGTACGCCGCCAACCCTGCCAAGGGCGAGATCGTTTCGATCAAGCTGGACGAAGGCGGTGCCATCGCTTCCCGGGACACTGAGCCGCACGAAACCCTCCGCACCATCGAAAACGCCCAGATCGCCGCCGTGGGGAACAAACCCGTAGTGCTGGATCCGGCCACCGGCTCCCTCTACCTGCCCGGCGGCAAGAAAGTGCAGGTGGCCGACCCCGCCGGGGCCAAGCTCCAGCAGAGCGGCCCCGGTGCGTCCTTCGTGGCGGTGGCCACCTCAAAGGCCCTGATCAAACAACCGCTGGACGGCTCCGCAGCCACCACAACCGACCTTGGCGCTGCCGGATTGCCGGCAGCCCCGGTTCGCCTGGGCTCCTGCCTTTACGCGGCCTGGGCAGGCTCCGGCAAATACCTGCGGGACTGCGACGACGCCAAGGACAACGACCGTCAGGACATCCCCTCCACCGGCTCCCGCGCGGATTTCGTCTTCCGGGTGAATCGCAACGTGGTGGTGCTCAACGACGTCTATTCCGGTGATGTGTGGCTGGTGACAGAGAACATGCGCCTGGTGTCCAACTGGGACGATGTCATTCCGCCGCCGGACAAGTCGGATGACCAGGACGAGGACGCAGCGGACAACAACCCGGTGAACACCCTGCCGGACCGCACCAAGGAAAACCGGCTCCCCACGGCCGTGGAGGACCAGTTCGGCGTCCGCCCCGGCCGCACCACGCTGCTGCCGCTGTTAGACAACGATTCCGACCCCGACGGCGACGTCCTCACCGCACGACTGCAAGGCGAGGCGCCCGCCGTCGGAACCCTGCAGAACGTCTACAACGGCACCGGCATGCAGGTGACCGTCCCCGCCGACGCCAGCGGCACGGCGTCGTTCCAGTACCAGGCCAACGACGGACGCGGAGGAACCGCAACAGCAAGGGTCGCCCTGACTGTCAGGGACCGGGCCATTAATGAGGGCCCCACCCAGAAGCGGGTACCCACCATATTGCTGGAACAGGGCAAGAGCATCAGCCAGAACGTGCTCACTGACTGGATTGACCCCGACGGCGACGACCTCCTCCTGGTAGCGGCCAGCACGTCCAGTGACGGAGACCAGGTCCGGACCCGGCCGGACGGCCAGCTCACCTTCCAGGACGTTGGCACCAGCCTGGGCCGGAAGGAAGTCCTCCTGGTGGTGTCCGACGGCCAGACGCAGACAGAAGGCAAACTGATAGTTGATGTCCGTGTCGCGGACAGCCTTCCGCCCAAGGCAAATGCCGACCATGCGGCCGGCATCGCCGGGCAGGACCTGGTGGTGTCGCCGCTTGCCAACGATGTTGACCCCGCCGGCGGCAGGCTGCGCCTCACCCGGGTGGACATGCCGCCGGATCTTACTGTCACCCCGGACTATCAGTCCGGGACATTCGTCTTCCGCGCGGCCAACCCGGGCACCTACTACCTCACGTACCTGGTCACCAATGGTCCCGCCAGTTCAGCCGGGCTGGTCCGCATTGAGATCAGCCCCGCCGGCGCAGGCGCCGGACCTCCGGTGGCGGTGGCTGACCTTGCCTTGCTGCCGGCAGGCGGCGAGGTCCTTATCGATGTCCTGGCGAACGACTCGGATCCCGCCGGCGGCGTCCTGGTGGTCCAGTCCGTCAGCCCGCCGAAGAACACCGCGGCCAGCGTGGCTGTCCTGGACCACCACATTCTGCGCATCACCGACGTCCGGGGCCTCTCCACCCCCACCAGCTTCACGTACACAGCTTCCAATGGGGCCGCCAGTGCCACCGGAGAAGTGACCGTCATCCCTGTCCCGGCCCCCAGCAAGCTGCAGCCCCCGGAGGCCACTGCGGATGAGGTCACAGTGCGGGCCAACGACGTGGCCACCATCAGCGTCCTGGCCAACGACAGCCACCCCAACGGCTCAAAGCTGAAACTTAACCCCGTCCTGATCCAGGGCGTGGATCCCGAGCAGGGACTCCTGGCAGTCTCCGGAGACGTGCTGCGCTTCAAGGCGGGTCCCACGGCGACGACGGCCCACGCCATCTATGCCGTAACCGGGCCGGACGGGCAAGAGGACTCAGCCCAGATCACCATCCATATCCGCGGCGGCGGCGCCGAGCAGAACTCGCGCCCCCAGCCGCAGAAGGTCACGGCGCGCGTCATTGCAGGCAAGACCTCCCGCATCAGCATTCCGCTGGAAGGAATCGATCCGGACGGCGATTCCGTGACCCTGATCGGGCTGGAACGTGCCCCGGCGAAGGGCACGGCCGCCGTGGGCGCCAGCTGGATCGAGTACACCGCTTCCCAGAACGCCTCCGGCCAGGACATCTTCTCCTACGTGGTGGAGGACCGTTTCGGCGCACGCTCAACGGCCTCGGTGGTGGTGGGCATCGCCCCCGCACCCGGAACGAACCAGAACCCCGTGGCAGCCGAGGACACCGTTACCGTGCTTCCCGGACGCCATATCGCCGCGGATGTGCTGGCCAACGACGCCGACCCCGACGGCGACCCCGTGGTCCTCGCCGGAGATCGCCTGGACGCTGCGCCGGAACTGGCCGCCGAAGTCAAGGACGGCCGGGTCCGGCTGACCGCCCCGGCCGCCACCGGAACAGTGATCGTCCACTATGGCATCACTGACGGGCGGGGAGGCACCGCCGTCGGGACCCTCAAGGTGGAGGTCCGCACCGATGCACCGCAATTGCCTCCCGTGGCCCGCGACGATCGCGTGACCTTTGCCGAGACCCTCGGCAAGACCGCAGTGGACGTGCCCGTTCTCAGGAACGATGAGGACGCTGATGGCGTGGCCGGCGACCTGGCCATCAGTTTCCCCCAGCCCGTGCCCACGGCACGGGTGTCCGGTGCCGGAACCGTGTCCGTGACGCTTAGCGATGAATCCCAGATCATCCCGTACACCGTCACCGACGTGGACAAGCTGTCCTCCACTGCCTTCATCATGCTCCCCGGGCTGAAGGAGCAACGCCCTGCCCTGAAGAGCAGCATCCCCCTGGAAGTTGTCAGCGGGCAGCAGCTCACTATGGACTTGCGGCAACTTGTGGTGGTCCGTTCGGGCAAGACTCCCCGGATCACCCAGGACGCCAAAGTCCAAGCCGTGGCCTCCAACGGTGCACCGCTGGTCAAGGACCAAACAACACTCGTGTTCACTTCCGCGGACGACTATTCCGGGCCGGCCGCCGTGACCTTCGAAGTGACCGACGGCGCCACTGTCGATGATCCCGACGGCAGGACGGCAGTGCTGACCATCGGCATCAGGGTCCTGCCGGATCCGGCCCGCAACCACGAACCGGTCTTCGCCGGCGGCAGCCTGGAAACTGCAGCCGGCGAGGAGGCGCTACTGGACCTCCGCGAGGTGGCGAGCGACGTGGACGAGGCGGACAAGGACAGGCTGGCCTTCGCGCTTGCCGGCCCCGCTCCCGCCGGCGTCAAGGTTTCCCTTGACGGAAGCACACTGAAGGCAACGGCCGATGGCGCTCCCAAGGGGTCCAGCCTGTCCGTGGCAGTCAGTGTGACCGACGGCCGCAGCGCCCCGGTCAGTGGCACCGTCAACGTCCTGGTGGTGGCGTCCAAGCGGCCGCTGGCCGGTGTGAATGACGACGTGGTCCCCAATGCGCGTGCCGGCCAGGCTGAGCGCGCGAACGTCCTGGCTAACGACAGCAATCCTTTCCCGGAGTCACCCCTGAAGATCCTGAGTGCCACTGTGGAAACAGGCACCGGCACGGCGGCCATCGATGGCGATGCTGTGACGGTGACCCCGGCGGACAATTTCGTGGGGACATTGGTGGTCCGGTACAGGGTCCAGGACAAGACCCAGGACGCCGAACGGGAAGTGGACGGCCGCGTCCGGCTCACCGTCAAGGACAAGCCGGACGCTCCGTCCACGCCCACCGTGAGTGAGGTGCGGGACCGGACCGTGGTCCTGAACTGGTCCCCGCCGGCCAATAACGGTTCACCCATTACGGGATACAAAGTGTCAGGCAGCGGCGGCTTCTCCCAGCAGTGCCCGGCCACCACCTGCACGCTCAGCGGGCTAACCAACAACGTTGAGTACACCTTCACGGTGATAGCCACCAACAATGTGGGAGATTCCCCGGCGTCGCCCGCCTCCGCACCCGCCCGCCCGGATGCCAAACCCGACGCTCCAGGCGCCCCCACGCTGGTGTTCGGCGACAGAGAACTCACGGTCAACTGGGTGGCCCCGAACAGCCCCGGCTCACCGGTCGAAAACTACACGCTGGAGATTTCACCTGCCCCGCCGGGAGGGAACGTCCGGTCCGGCAATATCGCCGGCACATCGTACAAATGGACAGGACTCCAGAACGGCACCCCCTACCAAGTCCGCGTTCAGGCTTCCAACCAGGCGCCGGAACCGTCAAACTGGAGCGCGTACTCGGCCAGCGAGATCCCTGCCGGCTTGCCGGGTGCGCCTGGCAAACCCGGCACCATGAGGTCGACCTCGGGCGGTTCGGAGTCCATCATGACCGTCAGCTGGGCACCGGCACCCCAGAACGGTGCCCCCATCGACACGTACACGGTGACGGCGCTCCAGGGTAGTGCCCCCGTCAGCAGCAGCACTGTCTCCGGGGGCCAGCTAAGCGTGGCTATGACGGTGGGCAATTCCGCTACGGACTACACCTTCACCGTGGCGGCCAAGAACAAGGCCGGCAGCTCTGCGGCCAGCCCGCCGTCGGATCCGAAGCGGGCCTTTGGCACCCCGGGAGCTGTGCCGGCAGTGCGGGCCGAGCCGCTGGACAATGCGGTGCAGCTGGCCTTCGAGCCAGCCGCCGGCAACGGGGCCACCCCCACCTACCAGTACCAGGTCAACGGCGGCGGCTTCCAGGCCCTGGCCGGGGACAAGGTGGTGCGAAGCGGCGTGCCGAACAACGGCAACTACACCATCGGAGTCCGCGCGGTGAACAGCCTGGACGGCACCACATTCGAGGGCCCAGTGACGAACTCCAACCCGGTGGCACCGTACGGCAAGCCGTTTGCCGCAAGTGTCAGTCCCGTCACCGTCACTACGGCAGTCCGGTTCGACGTCGGTGCCGTCGCCAACAACGGCCGTACCGTCGTCAGGCTTGAATATCAGGCGTCGGACGGGCAATCGGGAAATCTGGGCGCCGGCGGAGGCTCCGTCACGGCGGGCAACGGCTACGACCAGTCGGTGTCCATAACGGTGACTACCATCGATGATCTGGGGCAGCGGACTTCAACCAGTGCCACAGGCCAGACTGCCCCCGCGAAGTACATGATCGTGCAGAATGGCTCCAAGAGTCCGGGGACGTGCATGTGGCCCAGCAACAGCACCACGGCCTCTGATACGCCCGCCAACTGCGCGGCGGGCGGCGGCCAGTTCGTCGCCGAGGGCACCAGGGTGCAGCTCCAATGCGTGACGAACGGTGCGCCATACAAGATCTACGATGGCACCACCGGCCAGGACACCGGCACAACCAGCTCGATCTGGTACAAGGCCATTAACAATCTGTGGATCCGTCCCAGCGACGGCCCGGTGGATTCGGGAGTTCCCCAATGCTGACGGCCGCGGGCCTTGGCCGTAGGCTTCTTGCCGCCCGGCGAGCGGTCCTGGAACTGGTCACTGTCCTTGGCTGGCAGGTGCTTGCCGGAGGCCTGGGGTTCGGGATCGTCGGTGCCATCCTGGGCTGGGAAGAAACCATCACCGCCGCCGCCGGAGTGCTGGCCTTGATTCTGATAGCAGCTGCCTTCGTGGCGGGTCGCACCTCCTACGGCGTGGTCATGGACCTGGCCAGAACGCGCCTGGAGGTGGGGGAGATGGCGGTGGGCAGCATCACCGTGTCCAACACGTCGGCACGTCCGCTGCTCCCTGCCGCCATCGAACTGCCGGTGGGCGCAGGGACGGCGTCATTCGCCGTTCCGCGGCTCGGGATCGAGGATATCCATGAGGACCTTTTCACTATCCCCACAGCCGTACGCTCGGTGATCACCGTGGGGCCGGTCCGGTCCGTCCGCGCCGATCCGCTGCGATTGCTGAACCGCCAGGTCACGCTCACCGACGCCGTTGAGCTTTTTGTCCACCCCCGCACGGTGTCCCTGGCCGGCTCGGCGGAGGGGCTCATCCGGGACCTGGAAGGCCTGCCCACCACCAACCTGTCCAGCGCCGATGTTTCTTTCCATGCCCTGCGGGACTATGTTCCTGGCGACGACCGCCGCCATATCCACTGGAAGACCACCGCCCGGACAGGGAAGCTCATGGTTCGTCAGTTCGAAGAGACCCGGCGCTCCCACCTGGCCATGGCCCTCTCGACCAACCTCGATGAATATTCCTCCGCCGAAGACCTCGAGCTGGCCATTTCTGCCGCCGCCTCCATCGGCAAGCAGGCGATCCGCGAGCAGCGCGAGGTAAGCGTCCTGACGCAGGACGGAAGACTCCGTACCGACACTGCCCGCGTCCTGCTGGACGGCATGACCCGCCTGGCGGGTGCAACGTCACGGGTGTCAGCCGCAGATGTTGCCCGGCTTACCGGCGATGCCGTCCCCAATGCCTCCGTCATGTTCCTGTTGGTGGGCACGGCGGTGACCCCGGGGCAGCTGAGGATCGCGGCGGCATCTGCACCTCCAGGCGTGCGATGCTTCGCGATCAGGTGCCAGGCGGGTGCCGCACTTGACCGCCGCGCCATCGGCGACCTGACCGTCCTGACGCTGGGGAAGCTCACAGAGCTTCCCCGCCTGCTGGTGAAGGCTGTGGCGTGAGCCGGGGCGCCGAACCGGGGCGGCCCGCAGGCCGGCTTCCCTCCGCTGTCACCGCTTCATGGCCGGCTACCCTCGGACCGGATGCCGCCGCCCTCGGGACGCTGCTCGCCACCGGCGTGCTCGGTTTCTTCTCCAGTTTCGCCGGCGACTGGCGCTTCCTGCTAGCCGGTTCCGGCGGTATTGCCCTGGGCCTGGTCCTCGCCCTGCTTGCGGCGCGGCTGCGGCTCGGTGTACTGCTCACCCTGACGCTGGCTGTCCTGGCCTACCTGGTGTTCGGGAGTGGCCTCGCCGCCCCGGGGCAGGCCATCGCCGGGGTGGTGCCCTCACCCGAATCCCTGCGGACCATCATCGCCGGTGTGGTCCTCAGCTGGAAGCAGCTGTTGACCAGCGCTGCCCCTGTGGGAGCAGGTGGCGGCTTATTGGTGGTCCCGTTCCTGGCCGCCTACGTGGCGGCCTTCCTGGCCGGAACCTTGGCCTGGCGGCTGCGCAGTCCTGCGTGGTCCGTGCTCCCCGCCGCGGGCCTGCTTCTCCTCGCAACGGCCATGGGCACCCACGAAACATCCCTGGCCGGTGTACGCGGCATGGTATTCGTGGCCGTCTCAGTGGCCTGGCTGGCATACCGCCGCCGTACAGCGGCAGCACCGGACGCCGTTGTCCACGGCCACGCCGCACCTGCTCCGACTACCACCGCGGCACGGCTGCGCCGGACCGTCCTTACGGCAGGCGTTCTGGGTTTGGCCGGGGCTATGGCGCTGGCCGCGGCGCCGGCGCTCACCGCCTCAGCCACCCGCCAGATCCTGCGCGACGTGGTGGTCCCGCCGCTGGATCTGCGCGATTATTCCAGCCCGCTTGCGAGCTTCCGGGATTACGTCAAGAACCAGAAGGACAGCAAGCTGCTGGCCGTGACCGGTCTTCCCGAGGGTGCGCGGATCCGTCTTGCCAGCCTCGACTCCTACGACGGCGTGGTGTTCGATGTCTACGGGAGCGGTTCCAGCAACTTCTCGCCCATCAGCAATGAGTCCGCCGTCGGGGTAGCTGGGACCCGGGGCGTCCAAAGGACAGCCGGGCAGGCAGCACGCGCGGAGGTTCAAGTCACTGTGGACGCGTACAAGGGCGTATGGGTGCCTTCCAGCGGGACCCTGCTAAGCGTCGACTTCGGCGGGGCCAGGTCCACCCAGCTGGACGGCTCACTGTTCTTCAGCCCCGCCACGGATACCGCAATCGCTACAGCCAGGCTCCAGGCCGGGGACACCTACACCATGGGAGTTGCCTACCCGGCGCTACCCAAGGAGTCCGACTTGGAGCAGGCAGACTTTGCCGCGGTGTCCCTGCCCCCGGTTGAAAGCGTGCCGCAGATTGTGGCGGCTAAGGCCACCGAAATTGTGGGCGATTCGTCACGGCCCGTCGAACGGGTCCGCAAACTGGAGGCGGCACTTTCCAAGCAGGGTGCATTCAGCCACGGACTGGACGGTGAGGCCCGGAGCCTGTCCGGGCACGGGGCGCAGCGCATCTCTGCCATGCTCAGTGCCAAGCAGATGGTGGGAGACGATGAGCAGTATGCGGTGGCCATGGCCCTGATGGCCCGTGAATTGGGCATTCCCGCGCGCGTAGTGATGGGCTTCTACCCCGACCCGAAGAACCCGCCGAAGTCCGGCACAGTGGACATCACCGGCGATGACGTCCATGCCTGGGTTGAGGTGGCATTCGAGGGCGTCGGCTGGGTGCCCTTCAACCCGACGCCCTCTGAAGACAATGTTCCGATCCCGCCGGACCCGCAGCCCAAGTCCAAGCCCCAGCCCCAGGTCCTGCAGCCGCCCCCGCCGCCGCAGGCTCCGGTGGAACTGCCGCCGGATTCCGCCCCTGAAGCGCAGGACGCTGAACAGAACCAGCCGGGCTTCTGGGCCTTCCTCGGGCCGATCCTCATGGCGATCGGCCTGGGTCTGATCCCTGTGGCCGTCCTGCTCCTTCCGCTGGCGCTCATTGCCTGGCTGAAGCTGCGGCGCCGGAAACGCCGGGCGTGCGAAGGGACTGCCGCCGACCGCATCGGCGGCGGCTGGAGCGAGGTCATGAATACAGCGACAGACCTCGGCGTCCGGGTTCCTCCCGGCGCAACCCGACGGGAAAACGCGGCCAGTCTCGGCGAATTTTTTCCCGACAGCGGCTCCGCCACCCTGCTTCTGGCCCACCGCGCCGATGTAGCCATCTTCGCCGCGGGGGATCCCAGCGACGATGACATCCGCACGTATTGGGCAGACGTGGACTCCTCCCTGAAACAGATGACAGGCTCCGTAGGGTTCTGGCGGCGTCAGCGTGCCAAATACTCCCTGCGGTCCCTTGCGGAGGGCGGACTCGGCTTGCAGCTGCGGACGCTGGCGGACTCTCTCCGGAACCGGGCGGGGGGCACCCGCGGGAAAGCTGCGGAACCACCGGAGGATTCTCGGGCCGGAAGCGAGGCCAGAGGTGGCTGACGCAACATTGATTCTGGAGGAACCGACTTGAGCACACGACGCGGACCCGCGGTGCCCCCGGCCATCGAGGGCTACCAGTATGTGCAGCACCTCGGCTCCGGCGGCTTCGCCGACGTTTACCTTTACGAACAGGACAGGCCGCGGCGCAAGGTCGCGGTCAAGGTTCTGCTCGCGGACCTGAAGACCGAAGGGGCGCGGCGCAGGTTCGAGTCCGAGGCCAACTTGATGGCACAGCTGTCCACGCACCCGTTCATCGTGACGATCTACGAGGCGAACGTCACGGCGTCAGGACACTCCTACCTGGCCATGGAGTACTGCTCCAAGCCCAACCTGAACGTCCGCCTGCGGCGGCAGCGCTTCAGCGTGGATGATGCCCTCGCTGTGGGCATCCAGGTGGCATCCGCTGTGGAGACCGCCCACCGGGCCGGGATCGCCCACCGGGACATTAAGCCGGCCAACATCCTGGTGACGGACTATAACCGGCCCGCCTTGACCGACTTCGGTATCTCCGGCACCACCGATTCAGCGGCGGACGACGACGGCGGAATGTCCATTCCGTGGTCCCCGCCCGAATCCTTCCAGCGCTTAGACGCCGACGGTGTGATGGTGGACGTGTGGGCGCTGGGCGCAACGGTGTACACCCTGCTGGCCGGCCATTCCCCGTTCGCCGCCCCGGGAGGCAACAACTCGCCCCGCGAACTGATGTCCCGGATTGCGTCGGCTCCCTTGCCGGCACTGGACAGGATCGATGTGCCGAAATCCCTGCAGCAGGTCCTGGCTGCCGCAATGGCCAAGCAGTCCGCGTCAAGGTACCCGTCCGCCCACTCGTTTGCCTTGGCCCTGCAACGGGTCCAGGCGGAGCTCAGCCTGGCTGTGACACGGTTTGAAGTACTCGACGACGGCCCGGATGCCGAGCATTCCGGCGGGGACTCCACCGAAGACGCAACCCGCATTCGCAGTGTTGTTTCGATCGATCCGCGTGCCGGCGGGGACACTACCGTTGCCCGGAGGTCCGGTGGGACCGCCGCTGCGGCGTTTTTCCCTCCACCGCCGAGTCCGGCTGTTCCCGCTAGCCGTCCGGCAGCGGCGGCCGGGACCGGGGGTGATGACCGTCCGGCGCCGTTCACGCCGTTGCCGGTAGAGGACACACAACTTCGGCCTGCTGAACCGGTTCCACTGCCCGACGGCGGCGAGGGCCCTCAACCCCGGCGCCACCCCAAGTGGCTGCTGGTCGCGGCCGGGGGAGTGCTGGCCGTTGCCGCCGTGATCGGTCTGGTGTCGGTCAACGGAGGCGCCACTACACCCGCCGCACCGGAGACCAGCCCCGGCCTTGACGGACCACTGGACGCGGTGGCGCCGGGCAGCGTGGTTCCCGCACCGGCCAGGCTGTCCGGAACGAAGGAAGGCGAAAGCGTGACCTTCACTTGGGAAAACCCCGCCCCCGCGGCAGGGGACACGTACATGTGGCGTGCCGTGTCGGTGATGCACTCGGGCGAGTACACAAGTTCCAGCGAGGCCCGGGCGGTCATTGTTTCCAGCCCGGACGGGCAGACCTGCCTCGAAGTGGTGATTCGCCGGAGCAACGGCCAAGCAACTCCCGAACCTGCAAAAGCCTGTGTTCCCTGAGCGAGGAGTCCGCCTGGTCCGTGAGTTGCAATAGCGGCCGCGGCTGTGCAGCTGCCACATGAACAGGCCTGATTCTGGGCAAACGCCCATTGGGGGAGCGGTGCTGGTTTCCTAGCCTTGGGGGTAGACCTTTTCACTACCAAGGATGGGATTCAACGATGAAGCGCATCGCACTGCTCCGCGAACGGGTGGCCACCGCCGGCGCCACAGGAACCCACTGCCCGGCTTCCGGACTGTGGGCTCCCGTGGACGCACCGCATGACGGTCAAACCATATTTGAGGGCCACATTTTCCCGGCGTACAACGGCGCGCCCACCCTCTGGCGCCGCAACACGTCGGGCGACACCGCCCGCTAAAACTCCGGGCTTTAGCGCTCCAGCCGGAACCCCAGTTTGATGGTCACCTGCCAGTCGGCCACCTGCCCGTTTTCCAGGTGGCCGCGGATTTCCTTGACCTCGAACCAGTCCAGGTTGCGGAGGGTCTTCGCGGCCTCGGCGATACCGTTGCGGACGGCAGCGTCCACGCCTTCGTTTGAAGTTCCGACAATTTCAGAAATGCTGTAGGTGTGATTCGACAACTTCGCTCCTCATAATCTCCATTGACACCCGGAACTGCGGGCCGTCCCTGCAGAGTAGCGGACCCGGGGCGGCGCGACTAGGGTTTTACGGCGGTCATTGGGCCTGTGGGGAACGGACCTCCGCCTTTCGAACCGGCGGCTAACGGCCCGTGCGCCAGGCCGGGCCCGAACACCGGGCCCGGTTCCGGTCGTTTGGCTTTGAGGCCCAGATTCGCGGGGCGTTGCCGGACCTGGCGAACCACCCAGGGGAACAGGTAGTCCTTGGCCCACACCAGATCGCTGCTTCTGGCCTGCCGCCAGCTGCTGGTCGGCAGGA harbors:
- a CDS encoding Ig-like domain-containing protein; this encodes MAAAAIIYPGFTVTQVDLNDGGVWVTNASKNLVGHLNYQSKLLDGGLLAASPDFDVLQNAGTVFLSDRSKSSLSPVSVADVALGQPQTLPAPVDVSFGKKAIALASRDKGTLWLTTSDALGSFDATSAEPVLMDAQGLVATVGADDVVYAANPAKGEIVSIKLDEGGAIASRDTEPHETLRTIENAQIAAVGNKPVVLDPATGSLYLPGGKKVQVADPAGAKLQQSGPGASFVAVATSKALIKQPLDGSAATTTDLGAAGLPAAPVRLGSCLYAAWAGSGKYLRDCDDAKDNDRQDIPSTGSRADFVFRVNRNVVVLNDVYSGDVWLVTENMRLVSNWDDVIPPPDKSDDQDEDAADNNPVNTLPDRTKENRLPTAVEDQFGVRPGRTTLLPLLDNDSDPDGDVLTARLQGEAPAVGTLQNVYNGTGMQVTVPADASGTASFQYQANDGRGGTATARVALTVRDRAINEGPTQKRVPTILLEQGKSISQNVLTDWIDPDGDDLLLVAASTSSDGDQVRTRPDGQLTFQDVGTSLGRKEVLLVVSDGQTQTEGKLIVDVRVADSLPPKANADHAAGIAGQDLVVSPLANDVDPAGGRLRLTRVDMPPDLTVTPDYQSGTFVFRAANPGTYYLTYLVTNGPASSAGLVRIEISPAGAGAGPPVAVADLALLPAGGEVLIDVLANDSDPAGGVLVVQSVSPPKNTAASVAVLDHHILRITDVRGLSTPTSFTYTASNGAASATGEVTVIPVPAPSKLQPPEATADEVTVRANDVATISVLANDSHPNGSKLKLNPVLIQGVDPEQGLLAVSGDVLRFKAGPTATTAHAIYAVTGPDGQEDSAQITIHIRGGGAEQNSRPQPQKVTARVIAGKTSRISIPLEGIDPDGDSVTLIGLERAPAKGTAAVGASWIEYTASQNASGQDIFSYVVEDRFGARSTASVVVGIAPAPGTNQNPVAAEDTVTVLPGRHIAADVLANDADPDGDPVVLAGDRLDAAPELAAEVKDGRVRLTAPAATGTVIVHYGITDGRGGTAVGTLKVEVRTDAPQLPPVARDDRVTFAETLGKTAVDVPVLRNDEDADGVAGDLAISFPQPVPTARVSGAGTVSVTLSDESQIIPYTVTDVDKLSSTAFIMLPGLKEQRPALKSSIPLEVVSGQQLTMDLRQLVVVRSGKTPRITQDAKVQAVASNGAPLVKDQTTLVFTSADDYSGPAAVTFEVTDGATVDDPDGRTAVLTIGIRVLPDPARNHEPVFAGGSLETAAGEEALLDLREVASDVDEADKDRLAFALAGPAPAGVKVSLDGSTLKATADGAPKGSSLSVAVSVTDGRSAPVSGTVNVLVVASKRPLAGVNDDVVPNARAGQAERANVLANDSNPFPESPLKILSATVETGTGTAAIDGDAVTVTPADNFVGTLVVRYRVQDKTQDAEREVDGRVRLTVKDKPDAPSTPTVSEVRDRTVVLNWSPPANNGSPITGYKVSGSGGFSQQCPATTCTLSGLTNNVEYTFTVIATNNVGDSPASPASAPARPDAKPDAPGAPTLVFGDRELTVNWVAPNSPGSPVENYTLEISPAPPGGNVRSGNIAGTSYKWTGLQNGTPYQVRVQASNQAPEPSNWSAYSASEIPAGLPGAPGKPGTMRSTSGGSESIMTVSWAPAPQNGAPIDTYTVTALQGSAPVSSSTVSGGQLSVAMTVGNSATDYTFTVAAKNKAGSSAASPPSDPKRAFGTPGAVPAVRAEPLDNAVQLAFEPAAGNGATPTYQYQVNGGGFQALAGDKVVRSGVPNNGNYTIGVRAVNSLDGTTFEGPVTNSNPVAPYGKPFAASVSPVTVTTAVRFDVGAVANNGRTVVRLEYQASDGQSGNLGAGGGSVTAGNGYDQSVSITVTTIDDLGQRTSTSATGQTAPAKYMIVQNGSKSPGTCMWPSNSTTASDTPANCAAGGGQFVAEGTRVQLQCVTNGAPYKIYDGTTGQDTGTTSSIWYKAINNLWIRPSDGPVDSGVPQC